The Dethiosulfovibrio peptidovorans DSM 11002 nucleotide sequence TTGGATCCTACTTATACAACGGCGGTTCTCCCGTAAAGAACCGTAAAAAAATCGACTCCAACGTCGGCACGGATAAAAAAATCGACGGAGTAGAGGTAAGCGATTTCGCCCAGACTCTGGGCAAGGCCATGATGGAATCCAGGAAAGTATCGGACGTCAGGCAGGACAAGGTCCAGGCTATGTCCGATAGCATAGATTCCGGTTCCTACGATCCCGACATGGGAATATTGGCGGCCAAGCTGATAGCGGCCGGGCTGACCAGGTCTTCCGATTGATATGTGGTCGTCTGAGATCGTAGGGGTGATCGAACGGCAGACGGAGGCGATCCATCGCGTCCTGTCCGTGGTCGTGAAACAGCGAGAGGCGCTCAAAGAGGGGCGCCTCGAACTTTTGAAAGACCTCCTCAAGGACATGGATCAGGCCCATCAGGAGGCCATTACCGCCGAGTCCATGAGGATCCAGGTCGTCAATAAGATAGCCGAGAGCAGAAAATGCTCCCCGACCTTGAATGAACTGGCCGCCTCAGGTACGCTCGAGGAGTCCGAGGCGATGCTGAAGGCGGGAAAAGCCCTGAGAGCCGCGGTCGAATCTGCTCGGTCCGAGATGGCGTTGCTGAACTCCCTTGTCGAGGAAAACAAGGCCCTTAACGATATGCTTATAGACGAATGGCGGCGTTTAGGCGGAAATCAATCACTATCGTCTCTTGACTTGAAAGGTTAGGTGAATGCCTCATGATCAACAGTTTTTTCGGGTTCGAGATGGGAAGAAGGGCCCTCAGCTATTTCCGTCAGGGATTCGAGACATCCGGTCATAACATCTCCAACGCGGACGTGGAGGGGTATTCCCGCCAGAGAGTTGAAGCTTCTTCTACCGATCCTTTTACCGAACCGGGCCTGAATCGTCCCGCTCTTCCAGGGCAGATCGGCACGGGAGTAAAGGTGGATGCCATAGTCCGTCTCAGAGACCAATTTCTCGATCTCCAATACAGGGAGGAGAGCACGGTAAAGGGGTATTGGGACATAATGACTCAAGGTCTGGACACCCTAGAGACCTTCGTCAACGAGCCCAACGGAGAGAGCGTAAGGGTCGGTTTAGACGATTTCTGGGCCGCTCTTCAGGAAGCTTCCAAAAATGCGGACAGTTCCTCCGCCAGGGAAAACCTGATATCCAAGGCAGGAACCTTGGGAACCTATCTGGACAGTCTCTCTAGAAATTACGAAGAGTACAGGACCGGATTGAACGAACAAGTTTCCCTGGCTGTGAACGAGGCCAACACCTATATAGACCAGATCTCCGCCCTGAACCTTACGATAAGGGAGGTCGAGGGAACCGGCGGTAACCCTAACGACCTTTACGATCGGAGGGACCTGTTGGCCGAAAAGCTCTGCTCTCTTATAGATTGTGAAGTAAGCGCCCCTTCCGATATGGAGGACGGCGAGTACAAGATATATCTCGGCGGAAGGATATTGGTTCAGGGAGATAAGGCCAGACATCTCGAATTGAAGTCCGTTCCAGGTAACTCCGGTTTCTATGACGTCCAGGTCGAGGACAATACCTTCGATCACGTCTCAGATACCGACGTTTTGACCGCTTCGATAGGCCAAAAGGCCTCCGAGGCGATCCATTCCGTGGCGGTAGAAAGGCTTGCCAGCGAGACGACCTGGAAAGTCGGAGGGGGAACCATAAACGGAGCCGTCGGTCGACTGCCGGTGAGCGATCCGGACGAGGCCATGAACATAGAGGGAACCATCAGACTGCAGGTTGGATCCTCCGGAGTCAGAGCCACCGGCAACCAGATGAACAACGAAATGGGAAGCCCTGTGCTTCTCAAGTTTCCCGGAGGAACCGATCGTACCGAGTATACCTTCAGAATAGCCTCTCAAGACCTGAACTCCATGCCGGGCAATCCCGAGGAAATGTACGTAACGGTTTCCTGGAACTCTGCGACGTCGGAATGGGAGATGTCCAGCCGCTGCGGCAACAGCTCTTCCGGCACGGTGTCCGCAGGTGGAGAGCTTTCCCTCGATGAGCTTCAGTCCTTTCTTCAGAACGACACCGGTGTGGGAGGCCGGTTGGAGGTATACGTAGAGAGCTCCGGATCGGTAGACCGTCTGGTGATAAAGTCCGGCGACGACCATCTTCTCTCCTTCAACGACATGAAGGGAGACCTACTTTCCGGAACGCTGGGACTCGAGAACGACGCTCCGGTGGTAACGGTCGAGATAGACAACGACGACACCCTTAGATCAATAGCGAACAAGATAAACGGTGCTTATAACAACGGCGATGGAATGCCCGACGATCCGTCGGAATGGCTCCACGCATCGGTGAAAAGCGACGGAGGCGGAGACTACTACCTAGTCTTGGAAAGCGACGTGGTAGGCGAGTCCAGCAGAATAAACGTTATGGGATCCGATGCAGGAGATTCCTATGCCGCCAGACGTCTCGGGCTTATGGGGGGAACCGCCGCGGAATACTCCACCGAAACCCTCTCCACCTCTACGGATGCATTGGTGATGGTGGACGACGATCGCTATCTGTCCTCTTTCAACGAGTTTCGGCAAGCTCGAAAAATATCCGCTTCCGACGGATATAAGGCTTCTTCCATGGAGGATGTCGCTTCGGGCATAGTTCTCAGCCTGAAGGACACAGGCAGCTCCGCCATAAGGGTGGAACATCACGTCTCCGGAGGAGAGATAAACGCCCTTATGGAGGTCAGGGACGACGTAATATTGCAGCACCTGGAATCCTTCGACGCCATAGCCTACAACCTGATAAACGAGATGAACGCAGTACACTATGCCGGTCACGGAAGCGGGGACTATTCGGACATAACAGGAACGGCCTTCTTCTCTCCGACCTCCGTTATGTCGGGAGCTTCCAGGAATCTCTCCGTGAACGATCAGTTGGTGCAGGCCTCCGGGCTCTTCGCCGCTTCCGCCGACGACGGAAACGGCCAGTCCAAAGGCGAGGGCAACGGGGACAACGCCATCGCCATGGCCCAGCTGAAACAGGCCAAGGTAATGGCCGGCGACAGCGCCACCTTCAACGAATATTACGAGGATTTCATCGCAAGGCTTGGGGTGGAAAGCCAGAGATCTCAGGCCATGCTGTCCAACCAGACCACCTTAGTGGACCAGATAAGCTCTCAGAGACAGTCGGTCATGGGGGTCAACATAGACGAGGAGATGATGCAGATAATGCAGTTTCAGCAGTCCTTCAACGCCATCTCCCGTTACGTAACGACCCTGGACGAGATGCTCGACAGGGTGATAAACGGCATGGGCCGCGTCGGCCTGTAAGGAGGGTAACCCATGAGAAGGGTCAGTAACTCCATGATGTACGGTGGCATGATGACGGACATGCACAACAACTTGGCCCGTCTTCTTAAGATGAACAAACAGGGCTCGACGGGAAAGCTCCACCATAAACCCTCGGACTCGCCTATAGACGTGACCAGGGAGCTCTCCCTCAGCACCACCATATACGAAAACGAGCAATATATAAGAAATATGAACGACGGTCTTACCTGGTTGAAGAACACCGATTCGGCTCTCAATCAGATAGGTGAGATGATAGATCGGGTTAGATCCCTCTCCGTTCGTGCCGGAAGCGGTGCCTTGAACGACGAGGAGATGGATGCAATCGCTCAGGAGATGATAGAGCTTCAGGAGGGAATAAGGGAGGCCGCCAACTACAGCGTTGAGGGTCGATATCTCCTCTCCGGCGCAGCGACCTCCGTGCCCGCCTTCCAGAGGGACGAGGAAGGGCACGTGATATATGCCGGAAATGACTACAGGGTTCAGTTCGAGATGGAGCGTGGCATAGTCAGCGACGTATCCGTGACGGGCAAAGAGGTCTTCCCCGATGACTACACCCAATATACCCTGAGGAGTGCCGACGTTCCCGCCGATTTCGAGTGGACCGGCAGAAACGAGATAATACAGATCCAGGTCGGAGATCGTTCAGTTAAGATCAGGATACCCGAGGAAGACTGGGAGGACGATAACTACGACAGCTCTACCCTTACCGACTACAACAGATTCAGAGATCCCGGAGAGCTTCACCCTATGTCCTTGGACGATATAGCCGAGACCATAGAGAGCTCGGTCAATATGGGAGACGCCGGGAAGCTCGTGTCGGTTCAGGTAATAAAAGACGAGGACGCAGGCACTCAAAAGCTGGAGATTCGCAGCCATACAGGAGAACCTATCTCCATGACATCCTGGCCCGAAACGGACGATATACCGATGAACCAGGCAGTAGAATCACTTGCAGTGGATGACTCCGTTCCTGGCGGCTACGTTCTTCCATCGGACGGCTCGATCGAAATAGCTATAGACGATAGCCAGAATATCACTACACTGAACTTCACCGCCGGAATGACCTTGGATCAGATGGCCGACCAGATCTCCGGACAGGAAGGTTTGGTCGGTAAGGTAATAAATTCCGGAACGTCTTCCGCCAAACTCATCGTAGTCTCCAGCGATGAGAACGTAAAACTCAACGTAACTCCCGAGGGTGGAGCGACAAACCTTTTCGGTCCCGACCCGGTCGCCTCCGAAGCAGTTTCCAAGCCTCACGATCACAGTCATATAGGCCTTATGGGTTTACTGGGAATGGAGACATCCCTTCAGGGAACCGAATATTCTGAAGGGGCTACCATCGCTTCCGGACTTTCGGACACGAACAAGGTGAACTTCTACATACAGTCTGGAAAGAACAAAGCGGAAATTCTGGTCAACTCCGGACCGGACATGACATTGGAGGACCTGGCCCAGGAGATAAGGGCCGTAGCGGGAGATTGGCTCGAAGTGGTCGTGCAGACCGATCCGGGAGACGGAGTGGCTGGTCCGAACGTATCCGGAAGTAACCTCGAAAACGGAACCCAGCGCCTGGTCATCAGGGCCAAAGACGCAGGAGCTCCTGTAAGCATGATGGACCTAGCCACCGATGGAACAAATGCGAACACCTCGCTAATTCAGTCTATGGGACTGTCCACCGCCGTCTACGCTCAGGGAGCGGCGGAATTTCCCACCGGAGGAGATCTAGATCCCAACATGCCTGCTCGTATGACCGTGTCGGTAGGAGAGAGGGACTATGATCTTAAACTTTACTCCGATGACGTAGCGACAGGCGGAGTGGTGGACAACGTCAAGATGGCTCGGGAAATTCAGCGTCAGGTAGGTAAGGGCCCCGACGGCGAGGACCTCATCGGCTACAAGGAGCTTTCCTCGGGAGGAGTGGCACTATTCGCCACCTCCGGAGAGCCGCTTCAATTCGTCGATCGTTCCTTCGGAGATCCTTCAGTGGACGAATACAGCGCCGGTCTTGCCCTCCAAAGCGGCATTGCTTCGGGGATACAGGGAGAATCCGTTGCGGAAAATCTGGCCGTAGATACCGGCTCCGGAGGGGTTATGCGCATAGAGGCCCTGGGGCGGTCCGTGGATATATCCGTGGCTCCGGGAGATACCATGAAGGATTTTTCCGAAAAACTTCGCAAATATGCCGGGAACTGGCTTAACGTATCCTACGTCGATACCGATCTGGACGACGGCACCAACGACGTTAGGCTCTCTATATCGGCAAAAGACGGCTCCGCCGTCAACGTCTACGACCTGGAACCGGCCGCCATGACGGCAGGTGGTCCCGGTGCGGCGGCAGCTTTCGGCATAGACACTGCGATCAGGGGGGCCGCTCTGCCTGCCGGTCCGGTCGTCGTCGACGACAGCACGAACACTCTCTCCATTTCGGTGGACGGATACGAGCACACGATGGACCTCAGAGAGCTCGATGCCGACGGAAGCGGAGTTCTGAGCCACGACGAGATGACCTCGGTGGTGGACCTCATAAACTCCCGTTTTCAGGGACAGGACGTAGAGGCTCAGCTATACACCGACCAGGCCGGAGACGATCATGTCATACTGACATCTCCCAAGGGGTACGAGATAACCGTATCGGGAGATCTGGCTAACGACTTTTTCGGGGCCGCTACCATCACCAGCCCTGACCACGGAGGAACGGGCCCCTACGGTCAGGTTGTAACGAGACGAACCGGGGCCGACTATCGCCAGACCGATTTTTTCGGAATGATGGAGGATCTCATAGACGCGGTCAAGGGGCAGGACAGCGAGGCAAT carries:
- a CDS encoding flagellar biosynthesis anti-sigma factor FlgM, with the protein product MIDKIVGSYLYNGGSPVKNRKKIDSNVGTDKKIDGVEVSDFAQTLGKAMMESRKVSDVRQDKVQAMSDSIDSGSYDPDMGILAAKLIAAGLTRSSD
- the flgN gene encoding flagellar export chaperone FlgN, translating into MWSSEIVGVIERQTEAIHRVLSVVVKQREALKEGRLELLKDLLKDMDQAHQEAITAESMRIQVVNKIAESRKCSPTLNELAASGTLEESEAMLKAGKALRAAVESARSEMALLNSLVEENKALNDMLIDEWRRLGGNQSLSSLDLKG
- the flgK gene encoding flagellar hook-associated protein FlgK is translated as MINSFFGFEMGRRALSYFRQGFETSGHNISNADVEGYSRQRVEASSTDPFTEPGLNRPALPGQIGTGVKVDAIVRLRDQFLDLQYREESTVKGYWDIMTQGLDTLETFVNEPNGESVRVGLDDFWAALQEASKNADSSSARENLISKAGTLGTYLDSLSRNYEEYRTGLNEQVSLAVNEANTYIDQISALNLTIREVEGTGGNPNDLYDRRDLLAEKLCSLIDCEVSAPSDMEDGEYKIYLGGRILVQGDKARHLELKSVPGNSGFYDVQVEDNTFDHVSDTDVLTASIGQKASEAIHSVAVERLASETTWKVGGGTINGAVGRLPVSDPDEAMNIEGTIRLQVGSSGVRATGNQMNNEMGSPVLLKFPGGTDRTEYTFRIASQDLNSMPGNPEEMYVTVSWNSATSEWEMSSRCGNSSSGTVSAGGELSLDELQSFLQNDTGVGGRLEVYVESSGSVDRLVIKSGDDHLLSFNDMKGDLLSGTLGLENDAPVVTVEIDNDDTLRSIANKINGAYNNGDGMPDDPSEWLHASVKSDGGGDYYLVLESDVVGESSRINVMGSDAGDSYAARRLGLMGGTAAEYSTETLSTSTDALVMVDDDRYLSSFNEFRQARKISASDGYKASSMEDVASGIVLSLKDTGSSAIRVEHHVSGGEINALMEVRDDVILQHLESFDAIAYNLINEMNAVHYAGHGSGDYSDITGTAFFSPTSVMSGASRNLSVNDQLVQASGLFAASADDGNGQSKGEGNGDNAIAMAQLKQAKVMAGDSATFNEYYEDFIARLGVESQRSQAMLSNQTTLVDQISSQRQSVMGVNIDEEMMQIMQFQQSFNAISRYVTTLDEMLDRVINGMGRVGL
- the flgL gene encoding flagellar hook-associated protein FlgL, with translation MRRVSNSMMYGGMMTDMHNNLARLLKMNKQGSTGKLHHKPSDSPIDVTRELSLSTTIYENEQYIRNMNDGLTWLKNTDSALNQIGEMIDRVRSLSVRAGSGALNDEEMDAIAQEMIELQEGIREAANYSVEGRYLLSGAATSVPAFQRDEEGHVIYAGNDYRVQFEMERGIVSDVSVTGKEVFPDDYTQYTLRSADVPADFEWTGRNEIIQIQVGDRSVKIRIPEEDWEDDNYDSSTLTDYNRFRDPGELHPMSLDDIAETIESSVNMGDAGKLVSVQVIKDEDAGTQKLEIRSHTGEPISMTSWPETDDIPMNQAVESLAVDDSVPGGYVLPSDGSIEIAIDDSQNITTLNFTAGMTLDQMADQISGQEGLVGKVINSGTSSAKLIVVSSDENVKLNVTPEGGATNLFGPDPVASEAVSKPHDHSHIGLMGLLGMETSLQGTEYSEGATIASGLSDTNKVNFYIQSGKNKAEILVNSGPDMTLEDLAQEIRAVAGDWLEVVVQTDPGDGVAGPNVSGSNLENGTQRLVIRAKDAGAPVSMMDLATDGTNANTSLIQSMGLSTAVYAQGAAEFPTGGDLDPNMPARMTVSVGERDYDLKLYSDDVATGGVVDNVKMAREIQRQVGKGPDGEDLIGYKELSSGGVALFATSGEPLQFVDRSFGDPSVDEYSAGLALQSGIASGIQGESVAENLAVDTGSGGVMRIEALGRSVDISVAPGDTMKDFSEKLRKYAGNWLNVSYVDTDLDDGTNDVRLSISAKDGSAVNVYDLEPAAMTAGGPGAAAAFGIDTAIRGAALPAGPVVVDDSTNTLSISVDGYEHTMDLRELDADGSGVLSHDEMTSVVDLINSRFQGQDVEAQLYTDQAGDDHVILTSPKGYEITVSGDLANDFFGAATITSPDHGGTGPYGQVVTRRTGADYRQTDFFGMMEDLIDAVKGQDSEAITTLLGDIDNEIDSLLKCRTEEGALVKRYEGSSSRLTQNNGNYTELYSSISDTDLAKMAMEYMSAQSVYQAGLATIARIIQPTLVDFLS